The following proteins are co-located in the Fusobacterium perfoetens genome:
- a CDS encoding TetR/AcrR family transcriptional regulator — translation MGRKLKFTKEEILDKAYEILVHDGMKKISARVIAKELGISTIGVYSNFSSMSELKNELSVLAKNKLFDKVKINYTELGLLNIGIGICLFAKEEKDLFRAIFMRENLSKEFLDEITNDLVGLVYKSFKENEKYKDLKDSTIDWLIRRGWWSTHGFACLICSGFYNPTYEIIEKELREVGGLIMREALKMDKLPENQLEKNLNIKLLRGEE, via the coding sequence ATGGGGAGAAAATTAAAATTTACTAAGGAAGAAATTTTGGATAAAGCTTATGAAATTTTGGTTCATGATGGAATGAAAAAAATTTCTGCTAGAGTTATAGCAAAAGAGTTAGGAATATCTACAATAGGAGTTTATTCAAATTTTTCATCTATGAGTGAGCTTAAAAATGAACTTTCAGTTTTGGCTAAAAATAAACTTTTCGATAAGGTAAAAATAAATTATACAGAGTTGGGGCTTTTGAATATTGGGATAGGAATTTGTCTTTTTGCAAAAGAGGAAAAAGATTTATTTAGAGCAATTTTTATGAGAGAAAATCTTTCAAAAGAATTTTTAGATGAGATAACAAATGATTTGGTAGGATTGGTTTATAAAAGTTTTAAAGAAAATGAAAAATATAAAGATTTAAAAGATAGTACTATTGATTGGTTAATAAGAAGAGGTTGGTGGAGCACTCATGGTTTTGCTTGCCTTATTTGTTCAGGATTTTATAATCCAACTTATGAAATAATAGAAAAAGAATTAAGAGAGGTTGGAGGTTTAATAATGAGAGAAGCTCTAAAGATGGATAAACTTCCAGAAAATCAGTTAGAAAAAAATTTAAATATAAAACTTTTAAGAGGAGAGGAATAA
- a CDS encoding histidinol-phosphatase HisJ family protein — protein sequence MFYSDYHIHSRFSGDSREDLDEILKKAISLGLKEIAITDHLEKDMIDIGPEWDIDLDEYSNEILRLKEKYKNEINLKLGLEVGVQPHTLNYFEKELKKYPLDFVIASSHGIDRYDLSFGILQEGRTRDEMQDLYFRTVYENVKNYNKFNVYGHLDFITRYGGPKYRGMNIGNHIEIIEKILKEIISKGKGIEINTSGYRYGEDRVYPDFEILKRYFELGGEVITIGSDSHRKDDITKDFKIAYEILEKLGVKYISSFEKMEPSFIKIR from the coding sequence ATGTTTTATAGTGATTATCATATTCATAGTAGATTTTCTGGAGATTCCAGAGAAGATTTAGATGAGATTTTAAAAAAAGCAATAAGTTTAGGATTAAAAGAGATAGCTATCACAGATCATTTGGAAAAAGATATGATAGATATTGGACCAGAGTGGGATATTGATTTAGATGAATATTCAAACGAGATTTTAAGGCTAAAAGAAAAATATAAAAATGAAATAAATTTAAAACTTGGATTGGAAGTTGGAGTTCAACCTCATACTTTAAATTATTTTGAGAAAGAATTAAAAAAATATCCACTGGATTTTGTGATTGCATCTAGTCATGGAATAGACAGATATGATTTAAGTTTTGGAATTTTACAAGAGGGAAGAACTAGAGATGAGATGCAAGACTTATATTTTAGAACAGTTTATGAAAATGTAAAAAATTATAATAAATTTAATGTTTATGGTCATCTTGACTTTATAACAAGATATGGTGGACCTAAATATAGAGGAATGAATATAGGAAATCATATTGAAATAATAGAAAAAATACTTAAAGAAATTATTTCAAAAGGAAAAGGAATAGAAATAAATACCTCTGGTTATAGATATGGAGAAGATAGAGTTTATCCAGATTTTGAAATATTAAAAAGATATTTTGAACTTGGTGGAGAAGTAATAACAATAGGTTCTGATTCCCATAGAAAAGATGATATCACTAAAGATTTTAAAATTGCTTATGAGATTTTGGAAAAGTTAGGAGTTAAATATATCTCTTCTTTTGAAAAAATGGAGCCAAGTTTTATAAAAATAAGATAA
- a CDS encoding YoaK family protein, translated as MEKEVQMSERYRIGIILALVGGFLDVHTYVCRGKVFANVQTGNIVLFGISLIEKKWWSAFEYFMPITAFVLGVLIAEFVREKCNKENFHWRQGILLLEIVTLLGVSFIPIGKYDIIANVLVSFVCSLQVDTFKKFRGNVYASTMCTGNLRSTSEFLYKFMRDKKRETFRKSNLYFGIIISFIGGGMISAELTKIFLEKAVLFGAMGLVVVFFMLFVDYEKKIGDKNVL; from the coding sequence TTGGAAAAAGAAGTTCAGATGTCTGAAAGGTATCGGATAGGGATTATACTTGCTCTGGTTGGTGGATTTTTAGATGTTCATACTTATGTTTGTAGAGGGAAAGTTTTTGCAAATGTTCAGACAGGAAATATAGTTTTATTTGGGATAAGTCTTATTGAGAAAAAATGGTGGAGTGCTTTTGAATATTTTATGCCAATAACAGCTTTTGTTCTTGGGGTTTTAATAGCTGAGTTTGTAAGAGAAAAATGTAATAAAGAAAATTTTCATTGGAGACAGGGAATTTTACTTTTGGAAATAGTAACTCTTTTGGGAGTAAGTTTTATTCCAATAGGAAAATATGATATAATAGCCAATGTCTTGGTATCTTTTGTATGTTCACTTCAGGTAGATACATTTAAAAAATTTAGAGGAAATGTTTATGCCTCAACAATGTGTACTGGAAATCTGAGAAGTACCAGTGAATTTTTATATAAATTTATGAGAGATAAGAAAAGGGAGACTTTTAGAAAAAGCAACCTTTATTTTGGAATAATTATATCTTTTATAGGTGGTGGAATGATTAGTGCAGAATTAACTAAAATATTTTTAGAAAAAGCTGTATTATTCGGTGCAATGGGATTGGTTGTGGTATTTTTTATGTTGTTTGTTGATTATGAAAAAAAGATAGGAGATAAAAATGTTTTATAG
- a CDS encoding MetQ/NlpA family ABC transporter substrate-binding protein translates to MKLSKTLLTSVLTFALFGNSTFSKTLKVGASPVPHGEILEVVKPELAKKGIDLEIIEFNEYVTPNLALADKSLDANFFQHIPYLEKFREERNLKISSVGDVIISPIAIYSNKYKSLEEIQKGDTIAIPSDPSNGGRALLLLHNSGVITLKDPTDLYVTEFDIVKNPKKLKFKSIEAPQLPRVLNDVDVAVINGNYALQAGISPTKDAIKIEGKDSPYVNVVVVRDENINDPDVKELVNELQSEKVKKFVDEKYQGSIITTF, encoded by the coding sequence ATGAAATTATCAAAAACTTTACTTACTTCTGTTTTAACTTTTGCTTTATTTGGAAATTCGACTTTCTCTAAAACTCTTAAGGTAGGAGCTTCACCTGTTCCTCACGGAGAAATATTAGAAGTGGTTAAACCTGAACTTGCTAAAAAAGGAATAGACCTAGAAATTATTGAGTTTAATGAATATGTTACTCCTAACTTAGCTTTAGCTGATAAAAGTTTAGATGCAAACTTTTTCCAACATATTCCATATTTAGAAAAATTCAGAGAGGAAAGAAATCTAAAAATCTCTTCTGTTGGTGATGTTATTATTTCTCCAATAGCAATCTATTCTAATAAATATAAATCTCTTGAAGAAATTCAAAAAGGAGATACTATAGCTATTCCAAGTGACCCATCTAACGGTGGTAGAGCTTTACTTTTACTTCATAACTCTGGGGTTATAACTTTAAAAGACCCTACTGATCTTTATGTAACAGAGTTTGATATTGTAAAAAATCCTAAAAAATTAAAATTCAAATCTATTGAAGCTCCTCAACTTCCTCGTGTTCTAAATGATGTTGATGTGGCTGTTATAAATGGAAACTATGCTTTACAAGCTGGAATTTCTCCTACAAAAGACGCTATCAAAATCGAGGGAAAAGATTCTCCTTATGTTAATGTAGTAGTTGTAAGAGATGAAAATATAAATGATCCTGATGTTAAAGAATTAGTTAACGAATTACAATCTGAAAAAGTAAAAAAATTCGTTGATGAAAAATATCAAGGTTCTATCATCACTACTTTTTAA
- a CDS encoding MerR family transcriptional regulator: MKNRYKISEMAKIFNISRQTLIFYHKKNILVPYIVDEINGYRYYSNEQIWELFFLLTLKKAGFSLEEIKEFTELKNSDKSIEFLENKVDEIDLKIDELQKSKEKIQKKIKNMKEFSEEIGKKISFGKIEKINCYFLKMKNQIDEAEMAMNYEKLHQIAKKNGIEEVKYITITDISNIEKLGRDSIIPVKKIGIIVPNKILLEKSEELYIGEHFLMNFSDSYTSLFESYKNLKKYVINENFIPKNYVIEIAEEFSILTEKGVGGLFKVLIPIESKN; the protein is encoded by the coding sequence ATGAAAAATAGATATAAGATATCAGAGATGGCGAAAATTTTTAATATATCAAGACAAACTCTTATTTTTTATCATAAAAAAAATATTTTAGTGCCATATATTGTAGATGAGATTAATGGTTATAGATATTATTCAAATGAACAGATTTGGGAACTTTTTTTCTTGCTGACTTTGAAAAAAGCTGGTTTTTCATTAGAGGAGATAAAAGAGTTTACAGAGTTAAAAAATTCTGATAAAAGTATAGAGTTTTTAGAAAATAAAGTAGATGAAATTGATTTAAAAATAGATGAGCTACAAAAATCCAAAGAAAAAATTCAGAAAAAAATAAAAAATATGAAAGAATTTTCTGAGGAGATTGGAAAGAAAATAAGTTTTGGAAAGATAGAAAAAATAAATTGTTATTTTCTTAAAATGAAAAATCAAATAGATGAAGCAGAAATGGCTATGAATTATGAAAAACTTCATCAAATAGCTAAGAAAAATGGAATAGAGGAAGTAAAATATATAACTATAACAGATATAAGTAATATAGAAAAATTGGGTAGAGATAGTATAATTCCTGTAAAGAAAATCGGGATTATAGTGCCAAATAAAATTTTATTAGAAAAAAGTGAAGAGCTTTATATAGGAGAGCATTTTCTAATGAATTTTAGTGATTCCTATACAAGCTTGTTTGAAAGCTATAAAAATTTAAAAAAATATGTAATAAATGAAAATTTTATTCCTAAAAATTATGTAATTGAAATAGCCGAAGAATTTTCTATCTTAACTGAAAAAGGTGTGGGGGGACTATTTAAAGTCCTTATCCCCATTGAAAGTAAAAATTAA
- a CDS encoding MATE family efflux transporter has protein sequence MENKNILENENITKLFFKFAIPSIFGMLIVSLQIMVDGMFLGQNVGPMGLAAVNLSMPLINFLMSIGLMICVGGGVITSIYKGNKKIKKSREITTITLGLLIFVLEFLSIIVLIKLDFFIKVLGANENIYPYVRAYMIPMMIGAFFYTAPIFTETFVKIEEKPNFVFISGLTCLVFNVILDYLLIVRLKLGMTGGASATIIACAFGFFALLPNLRFKLPRKKIGYYINDIKNIFYNGSSEMLSVVSSTFAMYLFNLVIMDKIGVLGVSALTIVFYINQLLNISLYGLSQALQPLVAYNLGARHLDKIKKVLKVSLITGGSLGVIAYVGSHLWGTLIIKIFSKGNQELIELAGTALFYVSFAYLISFANIISTSFLTSIEKPLESVIVSMGRSIIFIAIPLFILPNIIGSKGIWLSIPIAEILCLIVSFYLMKKSILYLERKLKY, from the coding sequence ATGGAAAATAAAAATATTTTAGAAAATGAAAATATAACGAAACTATTTTTTAAATTTGCTATTCCAAGTATTTTTGGAATGCTTATAGTTTCACTTCAAATTATGGTTGATGGAATGTTTCTTGGACAAAACGTTGGTCCGATGGGACTTGCTGCTGTAAATCTTTCTATGCCCCTTATCAATTTTCTTATGAGTATAGGACTAATGATTTGTGTAGGGGGAGGAGTTATCACAAGTATTTACAAGGGAAATAAAAAAATAAAAAAATCCCGTGAAATTACTACTATCACTTTGGGACTTTTGATATTTGTTTTAGAATTTTTATCTATTATTGTCCTTATAAAACTTGATTTTTTTATCAAAGTTTTGGGAGCTAATGAAAATATATACCCTTATGTAAGAGCATATATGATTCCTATGATGATTGGAGCTTTTTTTTATACTGCCCCTATTTTTACAGAAACTTTTGTAAAAATAGAGGAAAAACCAAATTTTGTTTTTATTAGTGGACTTACTTGTTTAGTTTTTAATGTTATTTTAGATTATCTACTTATTGTAAGACTTAAATTAGGTATGACTGGAGGAGCTAGTGCCACTATTATAGCTTGTGCTTTTGGATTCTTTGCTCTTTTACCAAATTTACGTTTTAAACTTCCTAGAAAAAAAATTGGATATTACATAAATGATATAAAAAATATTTTCTACAACGGAAGTTCTGAGATGCTTTCAGTAGTTTCTTCAACATTTGCTATGTATCTATTTAATCTAGTTATTATGGATAAAATTGGAGTTTTGGGAGTATCGGCTCTGACAATAGTATTTTATATCAATCAACTTTTAAATATTAGTCTTTATGGACTTTCCCAAGCTTTACAGCCGTTAGTTGCATATAATCTTGGAGCTAGACATCTAGATAAAATCAAAAAAGTTTTAAAAGTTTCTCTTATTACAGGGGGAAGTTTGGGAGTTATTGCATATGTGGGAAGTCATCTTTGGGGAACTCTTATTATTAAAATTTTTTCAAAAGGTAATCAAGAGCTTATTGAGCTAGCAGGAACAGCATTATTTTATGTGAGTTTTGCTTACTTAATTTCTTTTGCAAATATAATCTCTACATCTTTTCTGACTTCTATTGAAAAACCTTTAGAGTCAGTTATCGTTTCAATGGGAAGATCTATTATATTTATTGCTATTCCACTATTTATTCTTCCAAATATTATTGGCTCAAAAGGGATTTGGCTTTCAATTCCCATAGCTGAGATTTTATGTTTGATAGTTAGTTTCTATCTTATGAAAAAATCTATTTTATACTTAGAAAGAAAATTAAAATATTAA
- a CDS encoding LysR family transcriptional regulator, with protein MNINYEYYKVFYYVAKYKSITRASMFLQNNQPNITRIIKTLEYELGCTLFIRSHQGVNLTPEGEKMFEYVKIAVEQIEAGEKEIALNKNLQSGTIFLGASEIALHSFLLPVLKEYKQKYPKVRICISNYSTPQAITALKEGIVDMAVITSPFEITSNLENMVIKRFKEIAVCGSTFLELVNRKLSLSELVEYPLISMNKQTKTYEFYSNFFLKEGIDFSPSIEVATVDQILPLVKINLGIGFLPEIFLENLSEETVYRLNLKEKIPERNICFVKRKRHCLSIAAQELENMIKYYSEKNSKKINIL; from the coding sequence ATGAATATAAATTATGAGTATTATAAAGTTTTTTATTATGTGGCAAAATATAAAAGTATAACACGAGCCTCTATGTTTTTACAAAATAATCAACCAAATATTACAAGGATAATAAAAACTTTGGAATATGAGTTAGGCTGTACTTTATTTATTAGATCTCATCAAGGAGTTAATTTAACACCTGAGGGGGAAAAAATGTTTGAATATGTAAAAATAGCGGTGGAACAAATCGAGGCTGGGGAAAAAGAGATAGCTCTGAATAAAAATCTTCAAAGTGGTACAATTTTTCTTGGAGCAAGTGAGATTGCTCTTCATTCTTTTCTTTTGCCTGTATTAAAAGAATATAAACAAAAATATCCGAAAGTTAGAATTTGTATATCAAATTACTCAACTCCTCAAGCAATTACTGCTCTAAAAGAGGGGATTGTGGATATGGCTGTGATAACTTCTCCTTTTGAAATTACCTCTAACCTAGAGAATATGGTAATAAAAAGATTTAAAGAGATAGCTGTATGTGGATCGACTTTTTTAGAATTGGTAAATAGAAAATTATCTTTATCAGAATTAGTAGAATATCCTTTGATCTCTATGAACAAACAGACAAAAACATATGAATTTTATTCAAATTTCTTTTTGAAAGAGGGGATTGATTTTTCTCCAAGTATTGAAGTGGCTACGGTAGATCAGATACTCCCTCTTGTGAAAATTAATTTAGGAATAGGTTTTCTTCCTGAAATATTTTTAGAAAATTTATCAGAAGAAACAGTATATAGATTAAATTTGAAAGAGAAAATTCCAGAAAGAAATATTTGTTTTGTAAAAAGAAAAAGACATTGTCTAAGTATAGCAGCACAAGAACTTGAAAATATGATAAAATATTATTCAGAAAAAAATAGTAAAAAAATAAATATTTTATAA